The Mesorhizobium opportunistum WSM2075 DNA window CCGTCGATGGCGCGAAGCCCATAGGCGCGGCAGGCGACGGTCATCCGCGACAGCGCGAAATGCCACTGGTCGCCGGGATAGTCGGGGTTGAGGCCGCCGATATTGACGGTGCGCGCCTTGCAGCTCGCCGCATAGTCGGCGACGCCGAAATGCATGGCTTCCAGCCGGCCAGGCGTCGCGGCGATCGCCTCGACATTGGCCATGCCGAGCGCGGTCTCGATCAGCGCTTCGAGGCCGACGCGGGTCTTGAAACCCTTGGCCATCTCGATCTGGTTGACCATGGCCTCGACCATATAGAGGTCGGCCGGGACGCCGACTTTCGGCACCAAGATGGTGTCCAGCCGGTCGCCGGCCTGTTCCATCACGTCGACCACGTCGCGGTACATATAGTGGGTATCCAGCCCGTTGATGCGCACCGAGACGGTCTTGCCCTTGGCGCGCCAGTCGATGTCGTTGAGCGCCTGGATGATGTTCTTGCGGGCGCGTTCCTTGTCGGGCGGCGCGACCGCGTCCTCGATGTCGAGGAAGACGAAGTCGGCGGCGCTGTTGGCCGCCTTGTCGATCATCTCGGGGCTGGAGCCGGGAACCGCCAGCTCGCTGCGCTGCAGCCTCAGTTTCTTCAAATGGTTGATGGTGTGGCTCATCGTCGGCTCCCTCTCACGCCGCTTCGGCGACCGGCACCGCGGCCGAGGCGCGAAAATGCTGGATGGCCGCGCCGACGCCGGAGCCCGGCGCCAGCCGCACGCCGCAATCGAGCAATGCCATTTCGGCCGCCGACAGCGAGGCCAGCACCATCACCTCGTTCAGCCAGCCGAGATGGCCGATGCGGAAGACCTTGCCGAACACCTTGTTGAGACCGCCGCCGAGCGAGGTCCGGTAGGTCTGGTAGGCACGCTTGACGACGTCGCCGCTGTCGATGCCTTCCGGCACCAGGATGGCGCTGACTGTATCGGAATGCCACTTCGGCGCTTTGGCGCAGAGTTTCAGGCCCCAGGCGTCAACCGCCTTGCGCACGCCTTCGGCAAGGCGATGGTGACGGGCGAAGATGTTGTCCAGCCCTTCCTCGGCGATCAGGTCGAGCGAGGCGCGCAGGCCGCGCAGCAGCTGCGTTGCCGGCGTGTAGGGGAAATAGCCGGCGTCGTTGGCGCGGATCATGTCCTCGAAGGAGAAGAAGCAGCGTTGGTGGGCCGCAGTTCTCGATGCGACAAGCGCCTTCTTGCTCACCGACAGGAAGCCGAGGCCGGCGGGCAGCATGAAACCCTTCTGCGAGCCGCTGACGGCGCAGTCGACGCCCCATTCTTCCTGACGGAAGTCGATCGAGCCGATCGACGACACGCCATCGACGAAGAGCAGGGCAGGGTGGTTTGCCTCATCGAGCGCGGCGCGGCAGCCGGCGACGTCGCTGGTGACACCCGTAGCCGTCTCGTTCTGCGTGCAGAAGACCGCCTTGATGCGGTGCGTCTTGTCGGCCTTCAGCCGCTCCGCATAGAGTTCGAGCGGGACGCCGGTTCCCCATTCGCAGTCGATGACATCGACCTCGAAACCCAGCCGCTCGGCCATGTCGACCCACAGATGCGAGAACTGGCCGAAGCGCGACATCAGCACGCGGTCGCCGGGGCTGAGCACATTGGTCATCGCGGCTTCCCAGGCGCCGGTGCCGGAGGACGGGTAGATGAAGACGCGGCCGGTCTCGTTCTTGAAGACGTGTTTGATATCCTCGAACAGCGGCAAGGTGAGATCGGGGAAGGACGCGGCGCGCATGTCCTCCATCGGCAGGTTCATCGCCTGCCGGACCTGTTCAGGAATGTTGGTCGGCCCGGGAATGAAAAGATGGGTGAAACCGGCCATGGTGCGAACTCCTCCTGATCCAGCAAAGCGGTGATGGGGAGTTTCGTTTCGACGGCCAATGCCAACAACACCTTGGCGGGTAACATCTCGCCGCGCGCGGGTGGGAGCGGCCTACCCGGTTGGCCTACCCGCTTGCCTTACCCGAAAGGCTGCTTCTGGGTGCGCCTCTCGCGTGAATAGAGCGCGACGGCCATCGCCCGGTTGCGGACGTCGAGCTTGTCGTAGAGATTCTTGAGGTGGTACTTCACCGTGTTCTCGGAAATGCCGGTCCGCGTCGCGATCTGCAGATTGGTCCAGCCGTCGGAAAGCACCGCCAGCAGCTCGCGCTCGCGGACCGTGAGCTGCGCCAAGGGCGTGTCGTTGACCTTGTTGATGTCAATGTAAGGGATGCAGATGCGTCCATGCGCGACCGCCAGGATCGTCTCGAAGATGATATGCGGATCGTCGAACTGGAAGCAGTAGCCCTGCGCCCCGAGCCGCACGCACTGCTTCAGGATGCCGATGTCATGGTCGTTTGAAAACACAGCGATGCGCACGGGGACCTTGCTGGCCTGGATTTCGGCCAGGACATCGGCGCCGTCCATGTCGGCGAGCTTCCAGCCGATGACGGCGACGTCGAATTCGTGTGCAGTCGCCAGTTCCAGGAAATGCTTGCCGCTCTGCACCGATGCCAGGAGTTCGAAACGCCCGTCGCATTCCAACATTTCGCGCAGGGCCGATATGACGAGCGGATTGCGTTCGGCGACGACAACGCGAACGCGCCGGTCGCCAACTGCCTTGCTCGTTTTCCCGGGCTTGCTGTTCAAGGGCGGTTTTTGTCCTGGGCTGATCGTGCCGCAACTCGGAGGCCAGGCTTCAAGCCGGACCCGTATCATGACAATTCTGCCGCAATCGCGCCGGGGTGCTCTTTCCCCAGCGACATCGGCTGTCGCGCCGTCTGAAGCCGGGATTCGCTGGTTTTGATGGGATAGGCATTGCCAGGTCGGGCATCGGCGATGTGCTCGCCGGGTGGCGTGGAACAAGCGTTTCGTTTGATATTCCGTGCCTTAGGGCGATAAGTTCTCAAATCGAATCGCGTCTTCAAGCGAGATGCAACGGATTTCCGCGAAACCGGTTTTCGCTTTAAGGTTCGATGCTCTAGACCTAAGACAGAATTTTTCGGGACGGCGGGAGGCGCTGATGGAGGACAAGCAGACGACCTCCGCCAAGGCGGCTGACGACATCCACGCCGACATCTATGGCGAGGATGGCGCAGTGCTTTCGTCCTTCCTTGCCCAGATCGGGACCGCGATCGCCGACCGCGATACGCCGACGCTCAAGCATGAAGTCGACCACCTGCATCAGTCGGAACTCGGCGACCTGATCGAGGCGCTGCATCCCGAGCAGCGGCGGACCCTGGTCGAGCTCCTGGGCGCCGATTTCGACTTTTCCGCGCTGACCGAGGTCGACGAGGCGATCCGCATGGAGATCGTCGATCAGCTGCCCAATGCGCAGATCGCGCAGGCGGTGCAGGAACTCGATTCCGACGACGCGGTCTACATTCTCGAAGACCTCGAGAAGGAAGACCAGGACGAGATCCTGTCGCAATTGCCGTTCACCGAGCGGATCAGGCTGCGCCGCTCGCTCGACTATCCGGAGGAGACCGCCGGGCGGCGCATGCAGACCGAGTTCGTCGCGGTGCCACCGTTCTGGACCATCGGCCAGACCATCGACTACATGCGCGAGGATAAGAACCTTCCCGACCGCTTCAGCCAGATTTTCGTCATCGATCCGAGCTTCAAGCTGCTCGGCGCCATCGACCTCGACCAGATCCTGCGCACCAAGCGCACGGTCAAGGTCGAGGAGGTGATGCACGAGACGCGCCATGCCATCCCGGCCACCATGGACCAGGAGGAGGCGGCGCGGGAATTCGAACAGTACGACCTTCTGTCCGCCGCCGTCGTCGACGAAAACGAGCGGCTGGTCGGCGTGCTGACCATCGACGATGTCGTCGACGTCATCCAGCAGGAAGCCGAGGAAGATCTGCTGCGCATGGGCGGCGTCGGCGACGAAGAGCTTTCCGACAGCATCCTTTCGACCTCGCGGTCGCGCGTTCCCTGGCTGCTGGTCAACCTCCTGACCGCATTCCTGGCGGCTTCGGTGATCGGCCTGTTCGATCACACGATCGAGCGGATCGTGGCGCTTGCCGTGCTGATGCCGATCGTGGCCGGCATGGGCGGCAATGCCGGTTCGCAGACCATGACCGTCACCGTGCGTGCGCTGGCGACCAGGGATCTGGACATCTACAATGCCGGCCGCATCATCCGCCGCGAAATGGGGGTGGGCTTCATCAACGGCATCGTTTTCGCCATCCTGATCGGCATCGTCGCGGCCGCCTGGTTCCACGATGCCAATCTGGGCGGCATCATCGCTGCGGCGATGATCATCAACATGTTCGTCGCCGCACTCGCCGGCATCCTGATCCCGCTGCTGCTCGACCGGTTCAAGATCGATCCTGCGGTGGCGTCGGCGGTCTTCGTCACCACGGTCACCGATGTCGTTGGTTTTTTTGCCTTCCTCGGCCTTGCCACTTGGTGGTTCGGCGTCCGCTAAAAGCGCGTCGCCACGAAACAGAAGGCAGCCGGCACTGTCAGCTTGCAGACCTGTCGGCCGATCTCCTCCTATCGCGAATGGCTTGCCCGTGCGCTGGCAATTCGCGTGACTGGCGTGCCGCGCGTAGGAAGTATCGCTCTGGAATCGTTTCCTAGGCCATACGCCGGCTTCAAATCCTCCAGCAGCAGCGGTTTGCCGAAATAATAGCCTTGCGCGCAGCTTATCCGGGTTGCGGCCAGCAGATAGGTGAGTTCCTCAAAGGTCTCGACCCCCTCCACTATGACAGACATGCCGAGCAACTGGCCAAGCGATTCAATCGCTTTGAGAATGGATTGGCTTCGCGGGCGCCTATGAACGTCCGTAATAAAGGAGCGATCCACCTTGATTTCGTCGGCCGTGATGTCGGCTAGCGCCGACAGTGAGGAATAGCCGACGCCGAAATCGTCGATCGAAACCCGGGCGCCTATCTCGCGAATCATCGGCAGGATACGATCCTGGAAGTTGCTCTTTGCGAGAAAGGCTTCCTCGGTCAGTTCCAGCATGAAGCGATCGGGATATCCGATTGCATCGATGGAATCGATAAGCGAGCGCATGAATCGCGGATCGCCTGCCTGTTTTGCCGCTACGTTGATGCTGATCGACGCCTCATGCCCGAATGCATCATTGATCCGATCGACCGAGTCGATGGTCTCGGTCAGGATCAGATGCGTCACCTCGTTCATGAGCCCCAGTTCAAGCGCAAGCTCGATGAAATCTCCCGGCGCCTGGATAACTCCGTCCTCGTCGCGCCATCTCAACAGAACCTCGACACCGACGGTCGTTCCAGAACGGAAATCGACTTTCGGCTGATAGGCGCAGCACAGGCGCTTGTCGCGAATGGCGAAGCGCAGACGCTGTTCGAGCCGCGTTCTCTCGGCAATGGCGTGCTCCATGCTCCGATCGAAGAATTTCACGCTGCCCTTGGCGCTGCCCTTGCTCCGGTACATCGCGCTATCGGCATTCGTGCGCAGAAGGTCAAAGGTCGTTCCGTCCTTCGGATAAAGGCTGACGCCGATCGACGCCGATGAAAAGATTTCGAAGCCATCCGCATAGAACGGTTCCTTGAGGCTCTGCGATACCCGCTCGATGTCGCTCGCCAGTTCTTCCATCGCCCCGACTGGAGATATCAGCAGCACAAACTCGTCGCCGCCGATGCGCACGAGCATATCGGTCGGGCGTAGGTATCCCGAGAGACGCGTTGCAATCTTACCGAGAAGCAAGTCTCCAACCGTATGGCCATAATAGTCGTTGATGTGCTTGAAGCCGTCGAGATCGATGAAAGCCAAGGCAAACGGAGCACTGTCCGCGCCGATCAAGTCGGTAAAACTGCGCTCCATGAGGGCGCGGTTCGGCAGACCGGTCAGCTCGTCGAAAAAGGCCTGCTGGAACAGGTCATTCTCAAGTTCGCACTGGTCGGTAACGTCAAGCGACAGGGCTACGGTCAGGGGCGCTTCCTGATCGGCAACGTCGAAACGCAACGTGCGGATAACCCGGCCATCTACGATCAGGTCCTTTGCCGGCGTGATATTGCCCGCCGCGATCGTTCCCGCCCGGTTTGCGTAGACAACGTCGCCAGCCTGCGACAGGACAGTCAATCCGAAAGGTGCAGCTTGAAGAAGGTCGGCGAGCAGTGGCTGTTTTTCGGCGACGGTCATCAATCAGTCCACTTCAATTCGATTTGAATATCGCGGCGAAGACATAGCTTGTCCGTAGTTCCAAGGTGCGTTGCGTCCAAGGGATTGGTCGATGCACTTCAAGCCTTCGTTTTCATGCACGTGTTTTTCCAAAAACCGCCGTTTGGCTTTGGATGCCATGCACTAGCGTCGCAGGAGTCGATAGCGTGCCTCTTCGATCCGGCGGGAGCCGGCAGAGGCTGGCGTCTCGTGCGCTTCCCCCGCGGCGTGCGCTTCGGGAGGGGGTTCGTTCGGATACTCCGACTGCAGTTGGGGCGTTTCGAGAGCTGCTGGAGCATCATCCATCCAGGCCGACCGGTTCGTCGTCGCTTCGCGCCAGCGATCGACAACCGACCTGACGAAATCGAAACGGCTCATATTCGATTTTTCGTCCCGCAGGGGGTTGGCCGAATCGCTGCGCGGTACCAGCCTCTCCGGCAATTCCTTGAAAGTCAGACGGGTCGGCAGCGGTACGGCTTCTCCAAAGCCGACGACCTCACCAGTTCCCAGAGACGGAACGAAAGCAAGCAGATCGGCCGCGGCGTCCGAAACGGCCGAGCGCAGCAAGGTTTGGTCCTGGTCGTTCGCCATGCGCATCGCAAACAAGGTGCTGCACTGGGAGATGATCGTCGGATCGAGCTCGGCGGGGCGTTGCGTCACGAGTCCGAGACACACACCATATTTGCGCCCTTCCTTGGCAATGCGTGACAAGGCTCGCCGTGCCGGACCAAAACCCAGCGAATGGTCGGCCGATGCGTAACGATGGGCCTCCTCGCAAACCAAAAGCAACGGCATCGTGCCATCGCTCCACAAGCCGAAATCGAAAGCCAGCCGGGATACCACGCATACCACCGCGTCCACGACCTCCACCGGAAGACTCGCAAGCTGAAGGATGGTGATCGGACGGTCGTGTGATTCCAAACCGAACAAGTCGCTGAGCAAAGCCGCCATCGTATCGCCGCCGACATTCGCTCTCTCGAACATGAAGGCGTAGCGCGGATCATTCCTGATACTCTCGATGCGCAGCATCAGGCGGTTGTAGGTCATGCGCGAGGAGCGGTTCTCCAGCTTTCCCATCCGCTCGTCGATGAGCGACAAGAGATCCTGCAGGAGATAGGGAACCGGCGTATCGACGGTGAAACCCGAGATCCTCGAATCCTTCCTCTTCAAGGTCGACCGGGTCGCGGCCGCTCTGGAGTTGGAGTATGCGCCCTTTGCCATCGGGATGAGTTCGGCGAGTATCTCGGCCTGTTCGGGAACAACCGGCCGGCCGCCAAAGACAACGTCGGTGATCTCTTCAAAATTGAACAACCAGAACGGCAGTCTCAGAGTCCGGGCACTGACCACGTTGGCCTTGTCGCCAAAACACTTGCTATATTCGTTGTGACCGTCGAGCAGCAGTACCCGCATATTCGGCCGTGCTTTCATGAGCTCGCCGAGAATTACGGCAACACCACTCGACTTACCAACACCGGTCGATCCGAGAACCGCGAAATGTTTGGTCAGGAGGCTGTCGACATCGACATAGGCGGGGATAGTCGGGTCCTGGTTGAGCTGGCCAATGCAAATCGCGCGCAAATCCGACGGCGCATAGATCAGTCGCAGCTCCTCATTGGATACAATCCTGGCAGCATCCCCGATTGCCGGGTATTCTCGGACGCCGCGCTTGAATTGCGATATGCCATCGGCGTTGCGGCAGATTTCGCCCACCAGATCAATTCGCGCGACGGACTTGTGGTTCGACGGATGCGTCTGTTCGGCCGAACCTCCCGAAACCTTCCGTAATCATGCCGACAATCGTGTTCGATCCGGCATCGATCGTGAGAAACTTGCCGACGGTTGTCCGCTTGTCGACCTTCGTCGCGGGAACCGGCAGGCCAATGCGCGCTTCGGATCCGCGCACGGACAGAACCTGTCCGACTGACGTTGCCGAACCATCGCCGCTGGCGCGGGACGGAGAGAAAGAATTGTCAGTCAAGGTAAAAGGCCCCCCGCCGTCACGTCTCACAGATCACGGTGCCATGGAATCGTTTTTTACCGGTTATGTTTTTGTCTCACTTAGAATTGTGACTAACGAAGAATAAACGATCCCGGGAGCAGTTCCGGGCATTGTAGTGCCTGGCCCGGATGCCCGGTTTTTCGAACTCTTCACGGTGCAGCAAGGAGGCTTGCGCGTGGCGAGGGATCGTTACTGCTCCGGGCGGCCTCAATTGACTTTTACGTAAATGCCATGCGACGCTCGCGCGGGGTGCCGTGTCGATTCCGGCGCGGCAAGGGTTTGGTTCGGACGAAAGGCGACGCACGGCGATCGCCTGGGGTTCCGGCACGGAGTGACAATGCGGGAATATTATTCGATCACCGAACTGACCCGCGAATTCGACGTGTCGACGCGGACACTGCGTTTCTATGAAGACGAAGGGCTGGTGCAGCCGGTGCGGCGTGGCCGCACGCGGCTGTTTCGTCCCTCCGACCGCCACCTCATCCGGCAGATCATGCGGGGAAAACGGCTCGGCTTCTCGATCAACGAGATCCGCGAAATCATCCAGATGTACAAGGAGCCACCAGGCGAGGTCGGGCAACTCAAGCTGATGATCAAGCGGATCGAGGAAAAGCGCGAGGATCTCCGGCAAAAGCGCCGCGATCTCGAGGAGACGCTGGCCGAACTCGACCAGGCCGAGGAGTCCTGTGTGGAGCGGCTGGTGGAACTTGGGGTCAATACCTGAGGGGCCAGATTCTATCGCGCGTTTGAGCGACAAACGTTCGTGATTGGCCGGAGCGTTTCGAACTTCGTCATCCTCGGGTCTGCGCTGCGTCGCTGCGCTCCTTGCTCCGCCCGCGAATGACGACGGGATAGGCGTTCGGCCAATCGCCGAGGTATGCCGCCCATCGGACAAGAGCTGTCAAAATCTATGCGCCGCGGAATACAGGCCCCGGCTCAAATCCAGCGTCGCACTCTCTTTGCGTAATCCCGGTATTTCTTGCCGAACTTCGCGGCCAGCACCTTTTCCTCGCCCTCGATGGCGACCTTCTGCGTGGCGAAAGCCGCGATGAACGCCATCGGCAGAAACCAGACGATGCCTGTGACGAAGGCGACGCCGATCAACAGCAGCGTGTTGGCCAGATACATCGGGTTGCGGGTGATGCCGAAGGGGCCTGACGTGACGAGATGGTCGGGCACCGCGTTGGGATTGAGCGTCGTCTTGGCCCGGACCATCGTGCGGATCGCCGTGAACCAGAGTGCCGCGACGCCGAACAGCGCCACCCAGCCGGCGGCGAACAGGATGTCGCCCAGGAGGTCGCCGATCCAGGGCAGGGGATAGAGCATGCCGAGAGTGATGCTGATGGCGATGGCGGCGGTGTAGATCACCGGCGGCCACGGTATCCTCCCTGGCTTCGGTTGGGCGTCGGTCATTGCTGTCCCCCCTCGGTCATCTTGTCGTCGGTCTGGGCGGTGCAGGTGCCGGCCAGATCGCCCAGATGTGCCTTCCATTGCGCAGTCTGATCGTTGTTGTAGAGCCGATCAAGCGAGGATTCACCCTCCAGCGTGTCGAGCATGCAGCTACAATAGCTCGAACAGAACTTGGCGTCGCGCGACTGCTCGCACGAGATCTGGCAGGTTTTCAGGAAATTCACCTGAGGGGTTTCGACCTTGGCTGGCATCACCTGCGAGAACAGCCAGACGCAACCGATCAGCAGCGGCTGGTGGATCAGGTAGAAGGCGAGGCTGTGTCGGCCGATGAAGACCAGCGGATTGGCCCAGCGGCCGGCCGCCAGGCTTGCCAGGCGCGCCCGCATGCCGGAAGCGGAGGCAAGTTTCGCGACACCGATGCCGACAAGCACCGCGCCGAACCATGGAAACAGCGGCACATAGTCGTTGGAACGAGGATTGATCGCCGACAGGCCTATCCACCACAGCCAGGGATGATCCAGGGCCTCGAAGCGCTGATAGACGGGCGCCGCGATAACCAGTGCCGCCACAAGCAGGGTCAGCAACGCCGGCAGGCGCAGGAAGGCGAGGCCGAGCAAGCTGGCGAGCGCGATCTCGTGCAGGATGCCGAAAAAGATGAAGCCGTCCGGCGTGGCGATGCGGGTGACGACCGAGATGGCGACCGCGGCGCCGGCAACCATGGCGAACCGCTTCCAGAAACCGTTCCAGCGGATTTGCCGGCCATGGGCGAGGTACAGGCTGACGCCGACCAGGAACAGGAAGGTCGAAGCGATGCAGCGTGCGTAGATCTTCCACCAGCCGAAGGCGGTGAGGCCGGGGTCGGTGTAGCCGAAGAATTCCAGATCCCAGGTGAAGTGGTAGCTCGCCATGGCCAGCAGCGCGATGCCGCGCAGGATGTCTATGGCGACGATGCGCTTGGGCTGATCCTGGACGGGTGCGGTCGGCGTTTCGATGGTCATGGTCTCGCGATCTGATTCAGCCCCACCAGAGGACTATCACGGTTGGCCGGGACAGAAGAAGGCCGGGTTCCTCGGCACGGCGCCGCGTGGGCGCAGGCCTCGTCGGATGCCGCTTTGGGCCAGCGCCGGAAAGGCTTTGACCAACCCGCTTTTCGCCGCCTGCGCGTCGGTTTCCTCTTAATGGCCTGGAAACGGCCAAGGCAGATTTGACCGGTGATTCTGCTTTGGGGAAGCAATGTCGACCCATGTGCGCCATCCGATCTGGCTCCCGGCCCTCAAGGCCGCGGATGCACGCACCTTCGCCTCGCTCTATGCGGTCGAATCCTTCGCGCGCGCCACGGTGTCGAGCGTCATCCCGATCCAGGCATACGAGATCCTCCACAACGAGCAGATGGTCTCGATCCTCTACACCATCGTGGCGCTGCTCGGCCTGTCGGTGACCTTGTTCATGCCGATGCTGATCCGCCGCTTTGCGCGGCGCTGGGTCTATACCGCAGGGGCTTGCCTGCTCGCCATCGGCTCGCTGTTCTTCGTCACCCACACGCTTGCCGGACAAGTAGCGGGGATGCTGTGCCGGGTGATGGGCGCCAGTGCGCTGTCGATCACGCTCAACCTCTACATCATGGACCACATCCGCAAGACCGACTTCATGCAGGCCGAATCGCTGCGCATGGCGTGGTCGATGTTTGCCTGGACCGGCGGGCCGACGCTCGGCATCTTCCTCTACGCGCATTTCGGCATCTGGGCCGCGCATGGTGCGGTGGCGGTGTTCGCAGTGGCCTTGCTGGCGCTGTTCTGGTTCTATCGGCTTGGTGACAACCAGTCGATCCAGCCGGGCAAGACACGACCGGTCAACCCACTCGCCAATATCGGCCGCTTCGTCGCGCAGCCGAGGCTGAGGCTGGCCTGGCTGATCGCTTTCGGACGCTCCTGCTTCTGGACGACCTTCTTCGTGTACGGCCCACTGTTCATGGTCATCACCGGGCAGGGCGATATCGCCGGCGGCCTGCTCGTCTCGGCCGGCAACGCGCTGTTGTTCATGGCCATCTTCTGGGGCAAGGCTGGAAAACGCTTTGGCGGCCGGCGCACCATGACGTTTGCCTATTTCGCCATGTCGGCGATGCTGCTGGCCGCGGGCACGGTGGGAGCGACCGCTCCGCTGGTGACCGGCGCTTTCCTGCTTGGCGGCGCGTTCTTCACCATCGCGCTCGATGCGCTGGGCTCGACGGCCTTCATGCGCTCGGTACGCTCCTACGAGCGCGCGCAGATGGCAGCCGTCTACCGCACCTATCTCGATTTTTCCGAGCTGACGCCGCCGCTGGTCTATTCCGTGGTGCTGATCTTCTTCGGGCTCGGCTCGGTGTTCGTCACGCTGAGCCTGCTGGCCGCGGTTTGCGGCTTCGTGACCTGGCGCTATCTGCCGAAGTCACTGTGACGTCATGGCGAAAGCGCCGAGTGGCGCTCGCGCACCCAGTTGTGGAAGCGGTGCAGATCATATTCCTCGGGCATCAGCACGCCGGCTTTGTGGCGCATGGAGCGCAGGCCCTTCTGGTTGACCTCGCAGATCGCCGCGTCCTCCTCCAGCACCTGCGTGCCGAAGGCGACTATGTTGTCGATGTCGGCCGACGGGGCATCGAGCGCTTCGGGCGCGAACAGCCATTCCGCGACCAGCCCGGTCTGTTCGGGGCCGAGCGGCACCAGCCGCACGGTCCTGACATAGTCGACATGACCGACGATGAACATCGAGGGCATGCTGGTGGCGTAGGTCTGGCCGGCGGCGCGCTCGGCTGGCGTCAAGCCCGCGAAGACCGGTGCATGGGTCTTGCCGTCGCGCGACCAGGTTTCGGCGCCGACGCGCAAACTACCCGAAAATTCCGGCGCGTCATTGTCGGCGTGCCGCACCCATTCGGGGTCGTCATGCCGGCTCATCAGGCCGCGGCCATAGATCGGCACCAGCCGCGACAGGTCCTTGTGAACGCCGGGGCAGTGCAGGCATTCGTTGAAGTTTTCCCAAAAAATCTTCCAGTTGCAGTTCATCACCTTGCGCAGCACATGGCCTGATACCAGCGTTTCCAGCGGCAATTGTCGAGATTGCCGGAGGCGGGGTCGAAGGAGGCCTGCGCCGAGCCGGCCGCGTCCTCCTGCAAATTCGCGTCCTCCTGCAAATTGACGAACACGAAGCCGCGCCATACCGACAATGCGATGCGGTAGAGCGGATGGTCGGCCTTGTCGAAGCCTTCGGGCAGCGATTTCGACGGCACGCGCACGAGGTCGCCGCGCAGCGAATACGACCAGGCATGATAGGGGCAGGTGATGAGCCGCGCCTTCAGCCGACCTTCGCTTTCCTGGCACAGCTGCGAGCCGCGATGCCGGCAGGTGTTGTGGAAGGCGCGCAGTTCGCCGGTCTCGTCGCGCAGCACGACGATTTCCTGCGTGCCGACGCGGAACGTGCGGAAAGCCAGCGGTTGGGCAAGATCGGCTTCCCGGCAGACGAGCAGCCAGCTTCGATACCAGATCGCATCGAGGTCGCGCTGATAGCTCTCGCCGTCCCAATAGGCCGATGAC harbors:
- a CDS encoding heparan-alpha-glucosaminide N-acetyltransferase; protein product: MTIETPTAPVQDQPKRIVAIDILRGIALLAMASYHFTWDLEFFGYTDPGLTAFGWWKIYARCIASTFLFLVGVSLYLAHGRQIRWNGFWKRFAMVAGAAVAISVVTRIATPDGFIFFGILHEIALASLLGLAFLRLPALLTLLVAALVIAAPVYQRFEALDHPWLWWIGLSAINPRSNDYVPLFPWFGAVLVGIGVAKLASASGMRARLASLAAGRWANPLVFIGRHSLAFYLIHQPLLIGCVWLFSQVMPAKVETPQVNFLKTCQISCEQSRDAKFCSSYCSCMLDTLEGESSLDRLYNNDQTAQWKAHLGDLAGTCTAQTDDKMTEGGQQ
- a CDS encoding MFS transporter — translated: MSTHVRHPIWLPALKAADARTFASLYAVESFARATVSSVIPIQAYEILHNEQMVSILYTIVALLGLSVTLFMPMLIRRFARRWVYTAGACLLAIGSLFFVTHTLAGQVAGMLCRVMGASALSITLNLYIMDHIRKTDFMQAESLRMAWSMFAWTGGPTLGIFLYAHFGIWAAHGAVAVFAVALLALFWFYRLGDNQSIQPGKTRPVNPLANIGRFVAQPRLRLAWLIAFGRSCFWTTFFVYGPLFMVITGQGDIAGGLLVSAGNALLFMAIFWGKAGKRFGGRRTMTFAYFAMSAMLLAAGTVGATAPLVTGAFLLGGAFFTIALDALGSTAFMRSVRSYERAQMAAVYRTYLDFSELTPPLVYSVVLIFFGLGSVFVTLSLLAAVCGFVTWRYLPKSL
- a CDS encoding SRPBCC family protein, coding for MPLETLVSGHVLRKVMNCNWKIFWENFNECLHCPGVHKDLSRLVPIYGRGLMSRHDDPEWVRHADNDAPEFSGSLRVGAETWSRDGKTHAPVFAGLTPAERAAGQTYATSMPSMFIVGHVDYVRTVRLVPLGPEQTGLVAEWLFAPEALDAPSADIDNIVAFGTQVLEEDAAICEVNQKGLRSMRHKAGVLMPEEYDLHRFHNWVRERHSALSP
- a CDS encoding aromatic ring-hydroxylating oxygenase subunit alpha codes for the protein MQPPALQPSVLQPNASERDRYNGLTRAEATLPSSAYWDGESYQRDLDAIWYRSWLLVCREADLAQPLAFRTFRVGTQEIVVLRDETGELRAFHNTCRHRGSQLCQESEGRLKARLITCPYHAWSYSLRGDLVRVPSKSLPEGFDKADHPLYRIALSVWRGFVFVNLQEDANLQEDAAGSAQASFDPASGNLDNCRWKRWYQAMCCAR